In Opitutaceae bacterium TAV5, one genomic interval encodes:
- a CDS encoding autotransporter: protein MNHTSRLSLSLVALAALLLPSHSAQSQSILLSASDFVLLGGTEVTVAGAGPDVFSNGNVGADASISGFPPATVVNGTTITGGMIVGNALNDLITARNALSAMVSPPANNLTGVNGGDLATQILTPGVYKFDVAASLSLNGVLTLDAQGKNNVTWVINIGTALTTGANAQVVFINLGSNGGADNGLFWNAGTAFTFGANNVIAGNYLAGTDITFGTTVPAAGSGSGRALALAGVTFDGSATMDALGGPGNGDLTGGLAFDDNGNLVASGYVLLSASGTYSQGASSVVLTPGQIYNTPGVIIDGDSSDTPLSAPATLTVFQTIATLTGTNTYTGGTIVDGGTLIAGSANLPTNGDISLIDSNATGTAGSLVLDQPSDGTFGGVISGEGSVTKTGEGTLTLTGANTYSSGTTVDDGTLVGTTTSLQGDILNNAAVTFDQDDAGTYAGIMTGTGSLTKEGEGAVTLAGANTYSGGTTVSAGILVGTTTSLQGDIVNDAAVIFNQADAGTYAGVMTGTGSLTKAGADTLTLTGANTYSGGTIVSAGTLVGNTTSLQGDIANSAAVTFDQAAAGTYSGVIDGIGSVTKTGAGILTLTGANTYSGGTTVSAGSLVGNSTSLQGDIANNTAVTFDQTTDGAYAGVMSGTGSLTKTGAGSLAVSNVSTYTGATTVTAGTLQISGAGGLNGSSGIILDGATAKLLQTSTLAGTPAITLTQGTLDGTGSVGNVTVGNGTGGIVTNGNGTTAALTVASLTFDGAGTISLNKADNTGAVALAITGAFTTTPANGQVSLDLLAVPSWTNGSTYNLISYGSFDGLDSDFTLAPLTGLGIRQTATLGNTGDGAGFITLAIAGDTPVWTGLASGDATTATVGGLQNWVLLNAGTGTEFITGDAALFDDTATGTTTVAINDGTFSPASTTFTNSTQDYTLTGSNGINTGTLVKNGTGTLTIETPNTYTGGTTINGGTVALSGDGTLGASTAPLAVNGGTLALGGTSQTVGAVTLADGTIDNGTLTGDSYTSTGGTVNAVLAGTGTFTHTSGTTTLGGANTYTGDTLINGGTLVLDNGTVSATTVASGAFLRGEGTVNGDLFNSGTVSPGFSPGTIIVTGNYTQTAGGVLVIEIASAVSFDQIIVSGSASLAGTLQLDLLDGYNPVGQSFEILTAAGGVAGTFNPVTGSAAIDATVTYNANDVTVSFTQLDFAGFAETPNQIAVANAAQLDPALTAALNGVPTAAELPAALNALSPQGYQIWSDIAFARSLSLSERLARDPGIISGHDNFYFQVGQSRNRAKGDRDVGTSSFNSDTGLVGGDYAIGQNLVLGGFFDYTETDAGLGSSGSSTKVKSKMPGIRAAWRKDAWFVNAAVAYGFDDYKSTRTIAFTGTSATAKSDTDGRQWLMDISGGRRFIAGPMTLSPFVGLLASSWKTDGFTETGAGAFNNRVADQSAHSLRTQLGLEASFDFVIGNVVLRPHVRGAWIHELENDSRSIHSAFGAVNYTVATRRPERDSARFSAGFDARLSERVSLYADYGMQTGDTTRVTGEWNAGLSFRF, encoded by the coding sequence ATGAACCATACCAGTCGACTTTCCCTATCGCTCGTGGCGCTTGCCGCCCTGCTGTTACCCTCGCATTCCGCGCAGTCCCAATCGATTCTCCTCTCGGCCAGTGACTTTGTGCTGCTCGGCGGCACGGAGGTGACCGTGGCCGGCGCCGGCCCCGACGTCTTCTCGAACGGCAACGTCGGCGCGGACGCCTCCATCTCCGGATTTCCTCCGGCCACCGTCGTCAACGGGACGACGATCACCGGAGGCATGATTGTCGGGAATGCACTCAACGATCTGATCACCGCTCGCAACGCGCTGTCCGCAATGGTCTCCCCGCCCGCCAACAATCTCACCGGCGTAAACGGCGGCGACCTGGCCACCCAAATCCTGACCCCGGGCGTTTACAAGTTCGACGTGGCCGCGTCGCTCTCCCTCAACGGCGTGCTCACCCTCGACGCCCAGGGCAAAAACAACGTCACCTGGGTGATCAACATCGGCACCGCTCTCACCACCGGCGCCAACGCCCAGGTCGTGTTCATCAATCTCGGCTCCAACGGCGGCGCCGACAACGGCCTCTTCTGGAACGCCGGCACCGCCTTCACCTTCGGCGCCAACAACGTGATCGCGGGCAATTACCTGGCCGGCACCGACATCACCTTCGGCACCACCGTCCCCGCCGCCGGCTCCGGCAGCGGCCGCGCCCTGGCTCTGGCCGGCGTCACCTTCGACGGCAGCGCCACCATGGATGCGCTCGGCGGTCCCGGCAACGGCGACCTGACCGGCGGCCTCGCCTTCGACGACAACGGCAACCTCGTCGCCTCCGGCTACGTGCTGCTCAGCGCGAGCGGCACCTATAGCCAGGGAGCCTCCAGCGTCGTTCTCACCCCCGGCCAGATCTATAACACCCCCGGCGTCATCATCGACGGAGACAGCTCGGACACGCCCCTGTCTGCCCCCGCCACCCTCACGGTGTTCCAGACCATCGCGACCCTCACCGGCACCAACACCTACACCGGCGGCACCATCGTCGACGGCGGCACCCTCATCGCCGGCAGCGCCAATCTCCCGACCAACGGCGACATCTCCCTCATCGACAGCAACGCCACCGGCACCGCAGGTTCGCTCGTGCTGGACCAGCCTTCCGACGGCACCTTCGGCGGCGTGATCTCCGGCGAGGGCTCGGTCACCAAGACCGGCGAGGGCACCCTCACGCTCACCGGCGCCAACACCTACTCGAGCGGCACCACCGTCGACGACGGCACGCTCGTGGGCACCACCACCAGTCTCCAGGGCGACATCCTCAACAACGCCGCCGTCACCTTCGACCAGGACGACGCCGGCACCTACGCGGGCATCATGACCGGCACCGGTTCCCTCACCAAGGAGGGCGAGGGCGCTGTCACGCTCGCGGGCGCCAACACCTACTCGGGTGGCACCACCGTCTCCGCCGGCATCCTCGTCGGCACCACCACCAGCCTCCAGGGCGACATCGTCAACGACGCCGCCGTCATCTTCAATCAGGCCGACGCCGGCACCTATGCGGGCGTCATGACCGGCACCGGCTCCCTCACCAAGGCGGGCGCGGACACCCTCACGCTCACCGGCGCCAACACCTACTCGGGCGGCACCATCGTCTCTGCCGGCACACTCGTCGGCAACACCACCAGCCTCCAGGGTGACATCGCCAACAGCGCCGCCGTCACCTTCGACCAGGCCGCCGCCGGCACCTACTCCGGCGTCATCGACGGCATCGGCTCGGTCACCAAGACCGGCGCGGGCATCCTCACGCTCACCGGGGCCAACACCTACTCGGGCGGCACCACCGTCTCCGCCGGTTCGCTCGTGGGCAACAGCACCAGCCTCCAGGGCGACATCGCCAACAACACCGCCGTCACCTTCGACCAGACGACCGACGGCGCTTACGCGGGTGTCATGAGCGGCACCGGATCGCTCACCAAGACCGGCGCGGGCTCCCTCGCCGTCTCCAATGTCAGCACCTACACCGGAGCGACCACCGTCACCGCGGGCACCCTGCAAATCAGCGGTGCGGGCGGCCTCAACGGCAGCAGCGGCATCATCCTCGACGGCGCCACCGCGAAGCTCCTCCAGACCAGCACGCTGGCGGGCACGCCTGCGATCACGCTCACCCAGGGCACGCTCGACGGCACCGGCTCGGTCGGCAACGTCACCGTGGGCAACGGCACCGGCGGCATCGTGACCAACGGCAACGGCACCACCGCCGCGCTCACCGTCGCCTCGCTCACCTTTGACGGCGCGGGCACGATCTCCCTCAACAAGGCCGACAACACCGGCGCGGTCGCGCTCGCCATCACCGGCGCGTTCACCACCACGCCCGCCAACGGCCAGGTTTCCCTTGACCTGCTCGCCGTCCCCTCCTGGACCAACGGCAGCACCTACAATCTGATCAGCTACGGCAGCTTCGACGGACTCGATTCCGACTTCACGCTCGCCCCGCTCACCGGCCTCGGCATCCGCCAGACCGCCACGCTCGGCAACACCGGCGACGGCGCCGGCTTCATCACGCTGGCCATCGCCGGCGACACGCCCGTCTGGACCGGCCTCGCCAGCGGCGACGCCACCACCGCGACCGTCGGCGGCCTGCAAAACTGGGTTCTCCTCAACGCCGGCACCGGCACCGAGTTCATCACCGGCGATGCCGCTCTCTTCGATGACACCGCCACGGGCACCACCACCGTCGCCATCAACGACGGCACCTTCAGCCCGGCCAGCACCACGTTCACCAACTCCACGCAGGACTACACGCTCACCGGCTCCAACGGCATCAACACCGGCACCCTCGTCAAGAACGGCACCGGCACCCTCACCATCGAGACCCCCAACACCTACACCGGCGGCACCACGATCAACGGCGGCACCGTCGCCCTCTCCGGCGACGGCACCCTCGGCGCCTCCACCGCCCCGCTCGCCGTCAACGGCGGCACCCTCGCCCTCGGCGGCACCAGCCAGACGGTCGGCGCGGTCACCCTGGCCGACGGCACCATCGACAACGGCACCCTCACCGGCGACTCCTACACCTCGACCGGCGGCACCGTGAACGCCGTCCTCGCCGGCACCGGCACCTTCACCCACACCTCGGGCACCACCACCCTCGGCGGCGCCAACACCTACACCGGCGACACCCTGATCAACGGCGGCACCCTCGTCCTCGACAACGGCACCGTCAGCGCCACCACCGTCGCCTCCGGCGCGTTTCTCCGCGGCGAGGGCACCGTCAACGGCGACCTGTTCAACAGCGGCACCGTCAGCCCCGGCTTCTCCCCCGGCACGATCATCGTGACCGGCAACTACACGCAGACCGCCGGCGGCGTCCTCGTCATCGAGATCGCCTCGGCCGTCTCGTTTGACCAGATCATCGTCAGCGGCTCGGCCTCCCTCGCCGGCACCCTGCAGCTCGACCTGCTCGACGGCTACAACCCCGTCGGCCAGTCGTTCGAAATCCTCACCGCCGCGGGCGGAGTCGCCGGCACCTTCAATCCTGTCACCGGCAGCGCCGCCATCGACGCCACCGTGACCTACAACGCCAACGACGTCACCGTTTCCTTCACCCAGTTGGACTTCGCCGGCTTCGCCGAAACGCCCAACCAGATCGCCGTCGCCAACGCCGCCCAGCTCGACCCCGCGCTCACCGCCGCCCTCAACGGCGTCCCGACCGCCGCCGAGCTGCCCGCCGCCCTCAACGCCCTCTCCCCGCAGGGCTACCAGATCTGGTCCGACATCGCCTTCGCCCGGTCTCTCTCCCTCAGCGAGCGTCTTGCCCGCGATCCCGGTATCATCTCCGGCCACGACAACTTCTACTTCCAGGTCGGCCAGAGCCGCAACCGCGCCAAGGGCGACCGCGACGTCGGCACCTCCTCGTTCAACAGCGACACCGGCCTCGTCGGCGGAGACTACGCCATCGGTCAAAACCTCGTTCTCGGCGGCTTCTTCGACTACACCGAGACCGACGCCGGCCTCGGCTCCTCCGGCAGCAGCACCAAAGTGAAGAGCAAGATGCCCGGCATCCGCGCCGCCTGGAGAAAAGACGCCTGGTTCGTCAACGCCGCAGTCGCCTACGGCTTCGACGACTACAAGTCCACCCGCACCATCGCGTTCACCGGCACCTCCGCCACCGCCAAATCCGACACCGACGGACGCCAGTGGCTCATGGACATCTCCGGCGGACGCCGCTTCATCGCCGGACCCATGACCCTGTCGCCCTTCGTCGGACTGCTGGCCAGCTCATGGAAGACCGATGGCTTCACCGAAACCGGCGCGGGCGCCTTCAACAACCGGGTTGCCGACCAGTCCGCCCACTCGCTGCGCACGCAGCTCGGTCTCGAGGCCTCGTTCGACTTCGTCATCGGCAACGTCGTCCTGAGGCCGCACGTCCGCGGCGCCTGGATTCACGAGCTGGAAAACGACTCCCGCTCCATCCACTCCGCGTTCGGCGCCGTCAACTACACCGTCGCCACCCGCAGGCCCGAACGCGACAGCGCCCGCTTCAGCGCCGGCTTCGACGCCCGGCTCAGCGAACGCGTCAGCCTCTACGCCGACTACGGCATGCAGACCGGCGACACCACCCGCGTGACCGGTGAATGGAACGCCGGCCTCTCCTTCCGCTTCTGA
- a CDS encoding cytochrome C, producing MGPVSAPAFALELHPEQGSPRDLALKGKLDGVPADEARYLRWDELRSLPTRELTLDGEFVPGPQKVTVVMLADILAQLPRQAGADALIATCTDGYASIYTEKFMEVWHPFLVLEINGQGPDKWPPPGLKFNPGPYVISFAAQLAPGAPALLDAGHKRPWGVTTLEFVNYAERFAPLHTGALPSPSPLVAQGREIWINSCFSCHDVPQARLGGVKAARPIQILAAHAAYNADYFRTYVRTPTKLNPAAQMEPHPHYTDAQLDALIAFLKRTLPP from the coding sequence ATGGGCCCGGTGTCCGCGCCGGCCTTCGCGCTCGAACTCCATCCGGAACAAGGTTCGCCCCGGGATCTCGCGCTGAAGGGAAAACTCGACGGCGTGCCGGCGGACGAGGCGCGTTACCTGCGGTGGGACGAACTGCGGTCGTTGCCGACGCGCGAACTCACGCTCGACGGCGAATTTGTGCCGGGGCCGCAAAAAGTCACCGTGGTGATGCTGGCGGACATTCTCGCACAACTGCCGCGCCAGGCCGGCGCCGACGCGCTCATCGCGACCTGCACGGACGGATACGCCTCGATCTATACGGAAAAGTTCATGGAGGTCTGGCATCCGTTCCTTGTCCTGGAAATCAACGGACAGGGGCCGGACAAATGGCCGCCGCCCGGGCTGAAATTCAACCCGGGGCCCTACGTGATCAGCTTTGCCGCGCAACTCGCGCCGGGGGCTCCCGCGCTGCTCGACGCCGGGCACAAGCGCCCGTGGGGCGTGACGACGCTCGAATTCGTCAACTACGCCGAACGCTTCGCGCCGTTGCACACGGGCGCGCTGCCCTCGCCTTCACCGCTCGTGGCGCAAGGGCGCGAAATCTGGATCAACTCGTGCTTCAGTTGCCATGACGTGCCGCAGGCGCGGCTCGGCGGCGTGAAGGCCGCCCGTCCGATCCAGATCCTGGCCGCGCATGCGGCCTACAACGCGGACTACTTCAGGACCTATGTGCGCACGCCGACGAAACTGAACCCGGCGGCCCAAATGGAACCTCATCCGCACTATACCGACGCGCAGCTCGATGCGCTGATCGCCTTCCTCAAGCGGACCCTGCCGCCGTGA
- a CDS encoding phosphorylase, with the protein MKSIRCFLLVFLVCLPFAHAKEASSAPLIAVLNAYPPEMGAMIRELGLDDPKFEQKRIKGFRFYRGVVEGKNVLVVETGMSLVNAAMALQLTLDHFPVSHVLFAGVAGGIDPALEVGDVVIPERWAYHNEAAYFNEDGKGGYHVADYFKIRYANFGMIFPDDMVAIRADKETFTRVPTFPADPALLAVARRAIARLGPVKGEVTGRTLTIDVGGTGVSGTVFLDNAAYRDHVFKVWQARCVDMESAAYAHVCYTNEVPFLAVRALSDLAGGQEGKNVIDAHEATSSVNAVRVLRAILREM; encoded by the coding sequence ATGAAATCCATCCGTTGTTTCCTGCTGGTCTTTCTCGTCTGCCTGCCTTTCGCGCACGCGAAGGAGGCTTCGTCCGCGCCGCTGATCGCGGTGCTCAACGCGTATCCGCCCGAGATGGGCGCGATGATCCGGGAACTCGGCCTCGACGATCCGAAGTTCGAACAAAAGCGCATCAAGGGCTTCCGTTTCTATCGCGGCGTCGTCGAGGGGAAGAACGTGCTCGTGGTCGAGACGGGCATGAGCCTGGTCAACGCGGCCATGGCGTTGCAGCTCACCCTGGATCATTTTCCGGTGTCGCATGTGCTGTTTGCCGGCGTGGCGGGCGGGATCGACCCGGCGCTGGAAGTCGGCGACGTGGTCATCCCCGAGCGCTGGGCCTACCACAACGAGGCCGCCTACTTCAACGAGGACGGCAAGGGCGGCTACCATGTGGCCGACTATTTCAAAATCAGATACGCGAACTTCGGCATGATCTTCCCCGACGACATGGTGGCCATCCGCGCCGACAAGGAGACGTTCACCCGCGTGCCCACCTTCCCCGCCGATCCGGCGCTGCTCGCCGTGGCCCGCCGGGCGATCGCCAGGCTCGGCCCGGTCAAGGGCGAGGTCACCGGCCGCACGCTCACCATCGATGTCGGCGGCACCGGCGTCAGCGGCACCGTCTTTCTCGACAACGCCGCCTACCGCGACCACGTGTTCAAGGTCTGGCAGGCCCGCTGCGTCGACATGGAATCCGCCGCGTATGCCCACGTCTGTTACACCAACGAAGTCCCGTTTCTCGCCGTGCGCGCGCTCAGCGACCTGGCCGGCGGCCAGGAAGGCAAGAACGTGATCGATGCCCACGAGGCCACCTCCTCGGTCAACGCCGTGCGCGTGCTGCGCGCGATCCTTCGCGAGATGTGA
- a CDS encoding purine nucleoside transporter: MRLIALFPGITLSLCIAATAAPASAAEPPLKVAVVIVTMFEIGADTGDMPGEFQLWVEREKLDRVIPLPQAYHDVRANADGSVIGIVTGMGNTRSAASIMALGLDPRFDLSQAYWLVAGIAGIDPADGTLGSAVWAEWLVDADLGHEIDAREIPAGWKTGYLPFGRTEPYQQPRKDLNLGEAYRLDPGLVEWAYQLTKDTPLPDNEKIAARRAAYTGYPNAQRPPFVLKGDQLAGSTYWHGKLMNEWANDWVRYHTDGKGNYVTTAMEETGTLQSLTWLDRAGKVDVKRVLVLRTASNFDMQWPGGTAAESLASEKGDGYSGLIPALEAAWRVGSRVVHELLKNRDRYATELPGP, encoded by the coding sequence ATGCGTTTGATTGCCTTGTTTCCGGGAATAACCCTGTCGTTGTGCATTGCCGCGACCGCGGCGCCTGCCAGCGCGGCCGAGCCGCCGCTCAAGGTCGCGGTGGTCATCGTCACGATGTTCGAAATCGGTGCGGACACCGGCGACATGCCGGGCGAGTTTCAACTCTGGGTCGAACGGGAGAAGCTGGATCGCGTCATCCCGCTGCCGCAGGCTTACCACGACGTGCGCGCCAATGCCGACGGCTCGGTGATCGGCATCGTCACAGGCATGGGCAACACCCGTTCGGCGGCGAGCATCATGGCCCTGGGGCTGGATCCGCGCTTCGATCTTTCGCAAGCCTACTGGCTGGTGGCGGGCATCGCCGGCATCGATCCGGCCGACGGCACGCTGGGCTCGGCGGTCTGGGCCGAGTGGCTGGTGGACGCCGACCTCGGTCACGAAATCGACGCCCGGGAAATACCCGCCGGCTGGAAAACCGGCTACCTCCCCTTCGGCCGCACCGAGCCTTACCAGCAGCCGCGCAAGGACCTGAATCTCGGCGAGGCCTACCGCCTCGACCCCGGCCTGGTCGAGTGGGCGTATCAGCTCACGAAAGACACGCCCCTGCCGGACAACGAAAAGATCGCCGCGCGCCGCGCCGCCTACACGGGTTACCCGAACGCGCAGCGTCCGCCGTTCGTGCTCAAGGGCGACCAGCTCGCGGGCAGCACCTACTGGCACGGCAAGCTCATGAACGAGTGGGCCAACGACTGGGTCCGCTACCATACCGACGGCAAGGGCAACTATGTGACGACCGCGATGGAGGAGACGGGCACGCTCCAGTCGCTCACCTGGCTGGACCGGGCCGGCAAGGTCGACGTGAAGCGCGTGCTCGTGCTGCGCACCGCCAGCAATTTCGACATGCAGTGGCCCGGCGGCACCGCCGCGGAAAGTCTCGCGAGCGAGAAAGGCGACGGCTACTCCGGCCTCATCCCCGCGCTCGAGGCCGCCTGGCGCGTGGGCAGCCGCGTGGTCCACGAACTGCTGAAAAACCGGGATCGCTATGCCACCGAACTCCCCGGACCCTGA